One Desulfovibrio sp. JC010 genomic window, TTTTCTCCAAAATAAACACAATTTTCCCTTCTGATCCCAAATCTGACTTTGGTCGCACAAACTTGAGCTTTTCAAATTAAATCGAACGGAAGAAAGCATAATAAAACCCCGCTTTCCGAGAAAAGCGGGGTTAGTCAGCAATCTGAGCTGAATTCATTATGAATTCAGCTTTGTCTTATAAAAATTTTACTATTGTACGCTTAATTCATGCGCGGTTTCAGCGTACAGCCTAAGCTTTCAGCGATATACTCAAGCGGCTTGGTCTCATTTGTTGTTTTGAGGATGTCCATCAGGGTGACTGCTCCGAGCTTCGCGTTGTTGTCAAAAGGGTTTATTTCCCGCAAAAGGGTGGAGTAGGGCTTGCCGATGGACTGGGCAACCTCTTTGGCGGGTTTATTTCCTTCAAGTACAATATCCTGGGTCACTTTGGTGATTGTTTCGTAGCTCATTTTTTAGTCCTCCTTCTTGCGTGGGTTTTGCAAGTAAAACCTCACTTCCTTCAATTTCATTATGTGGCCGAGAGGACTATCTGTAAACGGGCTAAAGCCTGTATCTTGGTCATGCAGGACTGTATTTGAGGGTAGGGTTTTTGTGGTGGGGGAGGGTTTTTAGGGTAGGGTTGATCTGTTTTTGGGGTTATAGATAAAATTCATGTAACGTATTAATTATACATACGTTTCTGTTAGTATATTGCTAGGGCTCTTACCGGTGAACCGTCTGCATTTTCATATTTAAGCGGTAGGCATGAGAATAGAAAGCAGTCAGCAGGAAGCAGGTGCAGCTCAGTGAGGTTTTCGATGGCGATGGTATCCTGTTCCAGCAGAATGCTGTGGACTTCGTAATTACCTGATTCCGCGGAATCTATGGAAATTACATCCACGCCGACTCCCTTGAGATCAAAATCGGTCAGCCAGCGCGCAGCTTCCGGGGTCAGGGCCGGATAGTGCTTGAAATATTTATCGGTGCCCCAGTTTTTGTACCATCCGCTATTGAGGATGACGAAATCACTTTCGCTGATCTCTGATTCATAGGCTGCGAGATCGTCAATGCTGATGTGCGGGTCTGCGGAATTCCTGTGGGTGCAGTCGATGCATACTCCGGGGCCGACAAAGCGGTCCGTCTCCATCCGGTCAAGGGTTGTGCCGTCTTTTATCATGTGGGCAGGGGCGTCAATATGGGTGCCGATATGGGAAAAGAGTGTGAGGCGGTGCTCTTGGAATCCATGTACTTCATGGCTGAAGACTTCCTCAATGCGCGGAGTTTCCGTGCCCGGGAATACGGGCATGCCGTCTTTGATAGTGTGGGTGAGGTCGATGGTTTTCATATTTTTAGTCCCACCAGATATTGTTGCATTTGGTGCAGCCAAGGCGGGTGCTCAGGACAAATGGAATTCCCAGCAACAGGATTGCAATTATGTATGATGTTTTAGGCCATTTCAACCGAACAGCAACTTCATTTCCGCATTTTGGACAGGTGGCCCGACACACAGACGGGTGTTTCTGTTGTGGTTTGACGCTGCGGATGATCGCAACTGCACGTTCCGCGTCTTCTGTATAAACCCGCAGCCCTATTCCACCTATGGCATGGGCAAGGTATGGTTTGTGAGTGGTTATGTTCTCATCATCAACAAAGGAAGTAATCCCTTCTGATTTCAATTTCTGCTGCAGCAGTCGAACGTCCCATGCGACAGTGCTTTTATAAATGGTAGTGAATGTGGGGGAGTCCATTATTTAATATTGAAATATTGTTTAATTGTTAAAGTTGAGCTATATAGCACCCTGATTAATTTGGAATGCTTTCAATCGTGGGGTATCAAAAAATGAGACATTTGGCGATCTGTTTCCTTGCAGTCTTTTTTGCTGTTGCCACTCCCTTTGCCCATACCGGGGCTGCGGAAACTCTTCGTGTTATGGTCCACAGCGGTTCTTTTCCTCCTTATTATTTTGCGGAAGGTGATTCAAGGACCGGCATTGTCAAAGATGTGTTCAACGCATTCGCCAAGGAGACCGGGGATACCATTGAGTATGTGCGTTGCCCCTTCAATCGGTCTCAGCGTAAATTTGATGAAGGCGAAATAGATATAGAACCTATGTCTAATCCTGTTTGGCGTAAATCTTCCAAGGTTCTGGGGGTATACAGCAAGCCCTTTGCTGTTTCTGATTCTATTGTCCTGTTTGATGCGCAGGCCGCGGTTCCGCTTGACTCCCCTGATGAATTAATAGGTAAGACCATCGGTGGGGTCCGGGGTTATTATTACCCGGTATTCAGTCCTTATTTTAAGGACGGACGGGTGAAGCTCCATATACTTGAAAATGAAAATAAATTGATTCAACTCCTGCTGGCCGGGCGTCTGGATCAGGCTTTGATGAATAAAGATTTTGCTCTCTTTCAGATCAAGGACCAGAAGCTGGGTGACAGGTTTGTGGTGAGCAGACCATACGATTCCCTTGATATGATGATTCGCTTTCATCCCCATAAAAAGGGAGCTGTGCCGCGTTTCAACAGGGCAATTGATAAATTGCTGAAAGATGGCACTATTGAAAAAATTTATGACCGGTATCGCTAGTGCTTGTGATACCGGTCTTTTTTCGTTTGTTTAAATAAATATTTCCGGTTCTTTTCTGGCGTTGAATAGGCTGTTCAAACGATGGGCTGCGTCCTGTACCGGACCGGGTTTGATTGAGCGGGCATTTGCCGGGCATTTCTTAATGCATGCGCAGCAGGAGATGCATTTTACAATGTCAATGGAGCTGCTTTTTTCCGTGCTGATGGCATTGGCCGGGCATATTTCTGCACAGAGTCCGCATTGCGTGCATTTTTCATCCACACTGATAAAATCCACATCCCATAATTTCGTGAGCCCTCCGTAAGGTCTGTTGCCGGGAAATTCTACCTGCTGTTTTTCAAGGTTGTCGGAAAGCTGTTCAAGTTTTGCTTTGATCTGGCAGCCGAAATCGTATGCCTGTTTTAAATCCTGTGCGTCGGGGCGGGCATGTGCTGTGGGCAGTTCCGGGCTTGAAAATGAATGTTCCCCGATAAAAGCTGCACCGGCAACGGGAATCCCTCCCCGTTTTTTTACTGCGGCACCCAGTTCAAGAAGGGCATCCTCATAGGCGCGGTTGCCGTAGACCACAACACAGACTACCGGAGTGCGCTCAAGCCGGAGTTGATTCAAGCCGTCCAGTATGGCCGGAATCCTGCCCATATATACGGGGACGGCCAGTATGAGCAGCTCTTTTGCTGAACTGCACAGTGTTTCTGTTCTGGCTTGCGGGCTGGTTAAGTCCAGTGTCTCAGGTGATTCTGGGGTCATTCCTCTGGCTATTTCATGTATTACT contains:
- a CDS encoding ABC transporter substrate-binding protein, translating into MRHLAICFLAVFFAVATPFAHTGAAETLRVMVHSGSFPPYYFAEGDSRTGIVKDVFNAFAKETGDTIEYVRCPFNRSQRKFDEGEIDIEPMSNPVWRKSSKVLGVYSKPFAVSDSIVLFDAQAAVPLDSPDELIGKTIGGVRGYYYPVFSPYFKDGRVKLHILENENKLIQLLLAGRLDQALMNKDFALFQIKDQKLGDRFVVSRPYDSLDMMIRFHPHKKGAVPRFNRAIDKLLKDGTIEKIYDRYR
- a CDS encoding phage regulatory CII family protein, which produces MSYETITKVTQDIVLEGNKPAKEVAQSIGKPYSTLLREINPFDNNAKLGAVTLMDILKTTNETKPLEYIAESLGCTLKPRMN
- a CDS encoding cyclase family protein, whose translation is MKTIDLTHTIKDGMPVFPGTETPRIEEVFSHEVHGFQEHRLTLFSHIGTHIDAPAHMIKDGTTLDRMETDRFVGPGVCIDCTHRNSADPHISIDDLAAYESEISESDFVILNSGWYKNWGTDKYFKHYPALTPEAARWLTDFDLKGVGVDVISIDSAESGNYEVHSILLEQDTIAIENLTELHLLPADCFLFSCLPLKYENADGSPVRALAIY
- a CDS encoding DUF2007 domain-containing protein; amino-acid sequence: MDSPTFTTIYKSTVAWDVRLLQQKLKSEGITSFVDDENITTHKPYLAHAIGGIGLRVYTEDAERAVAIIRSVKPQQKHPSVCRATCPKCGNEVAVRLKWPKTSYIIAILLLGIPFVLSTRLGCTKCNNIWWD
- a CDS encoding EFR1 family ferrodoxin (N-terminal region resembles flavodoxins. C-terminal ferrodoxin region binds two 4Fe-4S clusters.), with the translated sequence MENLKLAYFSPTGTTAKVIHEIARGMTPESPETLDLTSPQARTETLCSSAKELLILAVPVYMGRIPAILDGLNQLRLERTPVVCVVVYGNRAYEDALLELGAAVKKRGGIPVAGAAFIGEHSFSSPELPTAHARPDAQDLKQAYDFGCQIKAKLEQLSDNLEKQQVEFPGNRPYGGLTKLWDVDFISVDEKCTQCGLCAEICPANAISTEKSSSIDIVKCISCCACIKKCPANARSIKPGPVQDAAHRLNSLFNARKEPEIFI